Genomic segment of Saprospira sp. CCB-QB6:
CGGTGCTAACGACCTTTTTGGGGGCGCTGAGCTATTGGCTCAACGCTTGGCGAAGCCCGGTTTTGGTCATTTTACTCTTGTTGACTAACTCTCTGCTCAAAGATGGTTGGTTGAGCTATGAAAATGCCGCTTATGGTATGGATTATAGCCGAAAAGCCCGCTACAATTATGCAGTTTTAGATAGTTTGGCGCGGCCCGAACAGATGATTGCTGATAAAAAGCATCAATTGCAGATGCTCGACAATTGGCGAAAACAGTTTCCGCAAGGTCGCTTTTTGCGCAAACCCAAGTTGATTTGTGTGGCGGTTAGCGGAGGGGGACAACGGGCAGCCCTTTGGAGTATGCATGTGCTTAGAGAAATTGAAAAACGCCTAGAGGGAAAACTGATGCCGCATACAGTTTTGATGTCGGGCGCCTCTGGAGGGATGTGGGGTTCGGCCTATTTCCGTGAGCTCTATTATCAAAAGCAATTGGGGAGGGACATCAATCCGCTAGATAGCAATTACCTGATCAATGTGTCTAAGGACCTCTCCAATGCGCCTATGTTTACCTTTTTGGTCAATGACGCCTTTGTGCCTTGGGTCAAACGCAAGGTCAATGGCTACACCTATAAGCAGGACCGAGGCTATAGCTGGGAACAACAGTTTATCGAAAATACAGAGGGCCTGATGGACCGCAATCTTCGGGATTATATGGAGCCCGAATTTAAGGGCCAAATTCCCATGATGATTATTAGCCCCATTATTATCAATGATGGCCGCTATCTCTATATCTCGCCCCAACCCCTGAGCTATATGATGCGGCCCGCTTTTGCCAAAGATTATGCGGAGGTGGATGCCGTAGATTTTGGGGCCCTTTTTCAAGAACAAAATCCCTATAATCTGCGCTTTTGCTCGGCCCTGCGCATGAGCTCTACCTTTCCCGTGATTTTTCCCAATGTGCAACTGCCCTCTACGCCCGTCTTAGAGGCCATGGATGCCGGCTTTAGAGATAATTATGGGGTGGAAACGGCCCTGCGTTTTTCGGCCAATTTTAAAGAATGGATCAAGAAGAATACCTCTGGGGTGCTGGTCATTTCGATTCGAGGAAATGAAAAGGTAGAACCCATTGAACAAGCAGAGCGCCCAGGCTTAGGCAGTACTATTTTTAGCCCGCTTTCTGCCGTTTTTGATGTGGGCAACCTCCAAGATTATCAACAGGATGCTATGCTAGGCCAATTGCAAGCCCAAATGGGAGAGGAGCAACTGGATATTGTCCGCTTCGTCTATCGCCCCACTACTCTAGAGCAAAAAGCCTCTTTGAGCCTGCACTTGACGGCCAGAGAAAAACTCGATATTCTTTCGGCCATCCACTTGCCCGCCAACCAAGCCGCCCTAGACCGCCTAGAAGAATTAGTGAAGTAGGTAGCCCTTTAGGTAAATAACTTATTTTCAGGCTTTAGGCATACTAAAGAGGAAATCCATAAGAGACGGCCCTATCTTTGTCATAGACAAGAAGGAAATACCTTGTCTTCCAAATTAAGTTTGGGGTAAATCATGGGGATTAACATTTGAACTCACTAGAGTTCTATAGCAAGTAGCTTGGGGAAGCTGCTTGCTTTTTTTTTGGGCTGCCCCGCCCTGCGGGCGGGTCGGGCCATTGCGCAGCTCGCAGCTCTGCTCGGCCCTGCGCGGGCTGCGCCCGCTGGGTCTGGCCTTCGGCGGCCCTGCTACAGCCCCTCAGCCGGCGGCTTTGCCGCCTCTACACGCAGAAGGAGGACCTCATCCAAAGGTCCTCTTTAGAGGGCTTGTCTCTAGGCGCAGAAAGGCTAGCGATAGCTGGCGGCGAAGCCGTCATGGCCGAAGGCCAAAAGGCCCAGCGCTGCGGAGGGGTGGCCGAAGGCCAGACCGAGCGGGCAACGCCCGCGAAGGGCCGAGCGAACAGCGAGCCCCGCAGCATAGCGCCGCAAGGCGAAGCCGCAGCGGAGGCCCCAAAACAGCAGCGAGTTGAGACAAGCAGCCTTGAAGAGCCCCAAAAAAGGGAGAAAGGGCAAAAGACTAGGACGGCCAAAAAAGTATATCTAAAAAAATAGATTAAGGAAAACGAAAAAAAAGATTAGGCGCTGGAAAATGGCTAAAAAAATGTATTTTCGCAACGACTAGAATAGGGGACTCTAGTTGGGCAAGCTCTGGCTATGGGTCCTAAACACCTTTTTTTTTCATTGCAAAATTTAGCGTATCCTATGGCATTCGACATTGATATGATCAAAGCGGTTTATGCTGCTTTACCCAAAAAAATTGAGGCTGTGCGCGAACGTTTGGGCCGTCCGCTCACGCTAACCGAAAAAATTCTTTACACACACTTGGATCAAGCTTCTCCATTGGAGAACTATGGCCGGGCCAAGGACTATGTATTCTTCTCTCCGGATCGAGTGGCTATGCAAGATGCTACTGCCCAAATGGCGCTTTTGCAGTTTATGATGGCTGGCCGCGACAAGGTGGCTGTACCTTCTACTGTACACTGTGATCACTT
This window contains:
- a CDS encoding patatin-like phospholipase family protein, translated to MPKMQAFFQKYLSLLMYSFPVQLLLLHFKSQLLFLLLWLFLFGVLAGQFGSSMGFRYFMLDPEYMGEVSFWSFFIIGVTLGMFYMAWNSTTYILYSPKFPFLASLSRPFAKFSLNNFALPGLFILYYLGSLIHFQWYNEFADEYSLIYYCLGLILGFSSLIFFSLLYFRWTNSELYFLQQKQQLKLSAPLKALILRKNERMLAEARENPYINALRTDYYLTERLHFRPTRSVKHYDFKLLEQIFKQNHANALLIQSLSITALILMSAFVDVPYFRIPTASSVLILLSVLTTFLGALSYWLNAWRSPVLVILLLLTNSLLKDGWLSYENAAYGMDYSRKARYNYAVLDSLARPEQMIADKKHQLQMLDNWRKQFPQGRFLRKPKLICVAVSGGGQRAALWSMHVLREIEKRLEGKLMPHTVLMSGASGGMWGSAYFRELYYQKQLGRDINPLDSNYLINVSKDLSNAPMFTFLVNDAFVPWVKRKVNGYTYKQDRGYSWEQQFIENTEGLMDRNLRDYMEPEFKGQIPMMIISPIIINDGRYLYISPQPLSYMMRPAFAKDYAEVDAVDFGALFQEQNPYNLRFCSALRMSSTFPVIFPNVQLPSTPVLEAMDAGFRDNYGVETALRFSANFKEWIKKNTSGVLVISIRGNEKVEPIEQAERPGLGSTIFSPLSAVFDVGNLQDYQQDAMLGQLQAQMGEEQLDIVRFVYRPTTLEQKASLSLHLTAREKLDILSAIHLPANQAALDRLEELVK